TAAATTTAGATTTCCATATCTAAATAAAAGAGCAATAAATCCTTTTTTCGCTTTAGCTGAATTCTCCTGGTTAATTACGGGTTCTAATCAAGTAAAACCCTTGCAATTTTTTATAAAAGGTTATGATAAATATTCTGATGATGGTGAAACGTTAAACGGTGCTTATGGACATAGATTGCGATATAAGTTTGATGTAGATCAATTAGAAAAAGCAATTGAAGGATTAAGAAATAAACCTGAATCTCGAAGAATCGTACTAACGATGTGGTCAGTCGAGGACTTGCTTGCTGATTCAAATGATTTACCATGTAACATTTCTATTATGTTAAAAGTCAGAAATGAAAAGCTGGATATAACTATTATAAATAGGTCAAATGATTTGTTTCTTGGTGTACCTTATAATGTTTATGTATTCTATCTACTACAGATTTATATATCAGAGAAAATAGGATGCGGTTTAGGGGTGCAACGCCACTTTACTGATTCGTTACATATTTATAGAAGGGATATGGATAGAATAGGCGAGATAATTCAATCAAATAGCAAGAGATCAATTATCGCTACTTCTGAACAATTTCCTTTATTTGATAGCGCTTCATACGTTGAAGTTGACCATAAAAAAATAATTGATCAAGATTATGATGGGATATCTAATGAAGATATCATTAATTTTTTCAAATCCTATATTGAATATAAAAAAACTTCAGACTTTGATAGAGCAATTGAATTGTTGCCAAAAAATCAGCTTGGTTATGTCGCATATCTTTGGTATCGTGAGAAAAGAGATTATGATGTATCTAATAGTTTTTTTGATGAAGTAAGACAGGGGATCGGTTACATGAAGAATGACTTTGAGAAAATATATACAATTAAATATGAATCAGAAGATAGTATTAAAGAATTTATTTTAAACATCTCAAAGGAACACCATCATTTATATGAATGTTTCTTGGAAATAATTAATACTAAATCAGATTTCTATTCAATAAAAGAAGAAAATATTGATAAAGGTAGGTTAGTACAGGCAGTCTTTCTATCGATTGTAATGTCTAGTGTGGCATCAACTATAGCTCCTGACATTAATCGACTATTTTCTGTAAGAATAGAAAATGTGGCTAAAAGCTTGGGACTAGAAGTTAAAGATATAATACATTTCACGCAGTTTGAGACGAAATTTACAACACTAATTAATTCATAAAAAGGGTAACGCAATACAATAAAATTCGGTTAAACGCAGTTTAAGATGTTACGTATAGGATTAAAGCCCCCTCGTTGTACGGCGCTTTTCGCTTACCACATGTAAGATATTACACACTATCACCAAAGGGGCATTATGATGTAACATCGTCTTAGGAACACTATAATGTCCAAGGTTTTAGATTAAATGTTAGAAAAACGCTAACATTCTGATAGGAAAAGAGGCTTTTCACTAATTTACACAACTAGTGAGTAGCCTCTTTTTTGTACTTATGGATCCGGGTTATCCCCTAAGCTAAAAGTGTTTCGTTTAGAGTATTTCTTGCAGAAGAAGCGATGGTCCTTATGTGAAAAGGAGGCGCTAGAGCTAGACCCGCCCTTTAAGTACCACGGGGACGGGCCCCTTGACACATGATTAGAAGTGCCAGTGAACCCGCCCCCGCGCTTCTACAAT
The nucleotide sequence above comes from Pontibacillus chungwhensis. Encoded proteins:
- a CDS encoding thymidylate synthase, translating into MNVFKGDNFSVIYYEMLKYGFHSLNSYKESRVGEVKDLGPVYFEIKSDKFRFPYLNKRAINPFFALAEFSWLITGSNQVKPLQFFIKGYDKYSDDGETLNGAYGHRLRYKFDVDQLEKAIEGLRNKPESRRIVLTMWSVEDLLADSNDLPCNISIMLKVRNEKLDITIINRSNDLFLGVPYNVYVFYLLQIYISEKIGCGLGVQRHFTDSLHIYRRDMDRIGEIIQSNSKRSIIATSEQFPLFDSASYVEVDHKKIIDQDYDGISNEDIINFFKSYIEYKKTSDFDRAIELLPKNQLGYVAYLWYREKRDYDVSNSFFDEVRQGIGYMKNDFEKIYTIKYESEDSIKEFILNISKEHHHLYECFLEIINTKSDFYSIKEENIDKGRLVQAVFLSIVMSSVASTIAPDINRLFSVRIENVAKSLGLEVKDIIHFTQFETKFTTLINS